The Mercurialis annua linkage group LG8, ddMerAnnu1.2, whole genome shotgun sequence genome window below encodes:
- the LOC126659949 gene encoding UDP-glycosyltransferase 84B2-like, with product MDNEIIKEEIHVLMVTFASQGHINPMLRLGEKLITKGLHVTLAINEMARPRILKSAINGASTTTSTSIAGVKIIFYSDGLSLDYDRKANLDHFLEAIGKFGPINISNIIKEHYPKCDNNKKLSCIINNPFVPWVVDVAIEHEIPCAMLWIQPCSLYSIYYHFYNKLNPFPTLTNPNMSVELPGLPSLLTQDLPSFVLPTNSFGSLCRLLSTMFLNSKNEYAWVLGNSFFELEKDVINSMDDLYPIRPVGPLVPPSLLGEDQDRNQEIEVLDMWKAEDSCIEWLNKQESASVIYVSFGSIAIFSSKQMDSISKALKNVNRPFLWVVKPSEVPSPNGNNQLPLGFLEETKDLGLIVPWSPQTKVLSHPSTACFITHCGWNSMLETIAAGVPVIAYPQWTDQPTNAKLIVDVFRIGLRLRPNQDGHVSNDEIENCIGEIMNGPNSKVLRSNAKGLKQAAREAAGNGGSSDRNIQLFVDEIIERKI from the coding sequence ATGGATAATGAAATAATCAAAGAAGAAATTCATGTGCTAATGGTCACATTTGCATCTCAAGGTCACATAAACCCTATGCTTAGACTCGGCGAAAAATTGATCACTAAAGGTCTTCATGTCACTCTAGCAATCAACGAAATGGCTCGTCCTCGCATCCTCAAGTCCGCTATTAATGGCGCCTCTACCACGACCTCCACCTCCATCGCCGGAGTCAAAATTATCTTCTACTCCGATGGTCTAAGTCTCGACTACGACCGTAAGGCTAATTTAGATCATTTCTTGGAAGCGATAGGTAAATTTGGACCGATTAATATCTCGAATATTATCAAAGAACACTATCCGAAATGTGATAATAATAAGAAACTTTCTTGTATTATAAACAACCCTTTTGTTCCTTGGGTGGTTGATGTTGCTATTGAGCATGAAATTCCTTGTGCTATGCTTTGGATACAACCATGTTCTCTTTATTCCATTTACTATCATTTCTATAATAAACTTAACCCGTTTCCTACCTTAACAAACCCTAATATGAGCGTTGAATTGCCCGGGTTGCCATCATTGCTTACACAAGACTTGCCTTCTTTTGTTCTTCCTACAAATTCATTTGGTAGTTTGTGTAGGCTTCTCTCTACTATGTTCTTGAACTCTAAGAATGAGTATGCATGGGTTCTTGGAAACTCATTCTTTGAGCTTGAGAAAGATGTGATCAACTCCATGGATGATCTTTATCCTATTCGCCCCGTTGGTCCTCTTGTTCCTCCATCGCTACTCGGAGAAGATCAAGATCGGAATCAAGAGATCGAAGTGTTGGATATGTGGAAAGCTGAAGATTCTTGCATTGAATGGCTAAACAAACAAGAATCGGCATCCGTTATATATGTATCTTTCGGAAGTATAGCGATATTTTCGTCGAAACAAATGGATAGCATATCAAAAGCTTTAAAAAATGTTAATCGTCCATTTCTTTGGGTCGTAAAGCCATCGGAGGTACCATCACCGAATGGTAATAACCAATTGCCATTAGGGTTTTTGGAAGAGACTAAAGATTTAGGGCTTATTGTGCCATGGTCACCACAAACAAAGGTTTTATCTCACCCGTCTACTGCTTGTTTTATAACACATTGTGGGTGGAACTCTATGCTCGAAACGATAGCTGCAGGCGTTCCGGTGATTGCATACCCCCAGTGGACCGACCAGCCGACGAATGCAAAACTTATTGTTGATGTTTTTCGTATAGGTCTAAGGCTTAGACCGAATCAAGATGGACATGTTAGtaatgatgaaattgaaaattgtaTTGGAGAAATTATGAACGGACCAAATTCCAAAGTACTCAGGTCTAATGCGAAAGGATTGAAGCAAGCTGCGAGAGAGGCGGCCGGCAACGGTGGCTCTTCAGACCGGAATATTCAGTTGTTCGTTGATGAAATTATTGAGAGAAAGATTTAA
- the LOC126661421 gene encoding gallate 1-beta-glucosyltransferase 84A24-like, with product MVASESLVHVLLVSFPGQGHVNPLLRLGKRLASKGLLVTFSAPEVVGKQMRIANNITDNESVPVGDGFIRFEFFEEGLEENDPKRKDLDQYMAQLELFGKKEISEMVLRSKNEGRPVSCLINNPFIPWVSDVAEDLGLPSAVLWVQSCACFSAYYHYYHNLALFPTEENSEIDVELPFMPILKHDEIPSFLHPKSPYPFLKRAILGQFKNLEKPFCILMETFQELESDLIDYMSKLCNVKPVGPLYKNPKSDLTLNTNIIKGDFLKADDCIEWLDTKKPNSVVYISFGSIVTVNQEQLNEIALGILSSEVSFLWAMKPPAKESGLTPVSLPEGFVEKVGDRGKIVKWSPQEKVLAHDSIACFVTHCGWNSTMEALSSGVPVVCYPQWGDQVTDAKYLVDEFKVGVRMCRGMAENKLITRDEVEKCLLEATVGPKAEEMRQNALKWKEAAEAAVAEGGSSDRNIQAFVDEIKGMKSTRGG from the coding sequence ATGGTAGCATCAGAGTCTCTTGTTCATGTCCTTCTTGTTTCATTCCCCGGTCAAGGCCATGTTAACCCGTTACTCAGACTCGGTAAGCGACTCGCTTCGAAGGGCTTACTCGTCACCTTTTCAGCTCCTGAAGTCGTCGGAAAACAGATGAGAATTGCTAACAATATCACGGATAATGAGTCGGTTCCAGTTGGCGACGGTTTTATTCGATTCGAGTTTTTCGAAGAAGGTTTGGAAGAAAACGATCCGAAACGAAAGGATCTTGATCAATACATGGCGCAACTCGAGCTCTTCGGAAAGAAAGAAATTTCAGAAATGGTGTTAAGAAGCAAAAATGAAGGTAGACCGGTTTCTTGCTTGATAAACAATCCATTTATTCCTTGGGTTTCTGATGTAGCTGAAGATTTAGGGTTACCTTCTGCAGTTCTTTGGGTTCAATCTTGTGCTTGTTTTTCAgcttattatcattattatcataatcttgCTCTTTTTCCAACTGAAGAAAATTCTGAAATTGATGTTGAATTGCCTTTTATGCCTATTCTAAAACATGATGAAATTCCAAGTTTCTTGCATCCCAAGTCACCTTATCCTTTCTTGAAGAGAGCAATTTTAGGTCAATTCAAGAATCTTGAAAAACCCTTTTGTATTTTGATGGAAACATTTCAAGAATTGGAGAGTGACCTAATAGATTACATGTCCAAGCTTTGTAATGTCAAGCCGGTCGGTCCGTTGTATAAAAACCCTAAATCTGACCTAACCCTAAACACAAATATTATCAAAGGTGATTTCTTGAAAGCTGATGATTGTATTGAATGGTTAGACACTAAAAAACCAAATTCAGTTGTTTATATTTCATTTGGTAGTATTGTGACGGTAAATCAAGAACAATTGAATGAAATTGCACTTGGGATTTTAAGTTCGGAAGTTTCATTCTTGTGGGCTATGAAACCGCCGGCTAAAGAATCCGGTTTGACCCCGGTTTCTTTACCGGAAGGGTTTGTGGAAAAAGTGGGAGATAGAGGGAAAATTGTTAAATGGAGTCCCCAAGAAAAAGTATTAGCTCACGATTCAATTGCTTGCTTCGTAACACATTGCGGGTGGAACTCGACAATGGAAGCGCTATCCTCGGGTGTGCCGGTGGTTTGCTACCCGCAATGGGGTGATCAAGTAACGGATGCGAAGTACTTAGTTGATGAGTTTAAGGTTGGCGTTAGAATGTGCCGCGGAATGGCCGAAAATAAGTTGATTACACGTGACGAGGTGGAGAAATGTTTGCTCGAGGCGACCGTCGGACCAAAAGCGGAGGAGATGAGGCAGAATGCGTTGAAATGGAAGGAAGCGGCGGAGGCAGCGGTTGCTGAAGGTGGTTCATCGGATAGGAATATACAAGCTTTTGTGGATGAGATTAAGGGGATGAAAAGTACGAGAGGTGGATAA